From the Platichthys flesus chromosome 6, fPlaFle2.1, whole genome shotgun sequence genome, one window contains:
- the tspan33b gene encoding tetraspanin-33b yields MDRKLNLNRAETFSFVNPWIRYFLFFFSFLFWVFSLLIVAIGVYAKVQKATDTVRDTFLIDPAVILIVVGVVMFFITFCGCIGALRENIRLLKTFSFSLTLVFLTQLGIAIMGFFYSDQTRDALGKFVKKAIVHYRDDLDLQNLMDYIQKEFKCCGWNNYTDWSWNLYFNCTHTNPSTERCSVPYSCCTPVPGEAVINTMCGFGVQTQTYLEANESIYPVGCADGAVTWIESHLLLVGALALGLALPQIAGIVLSQILISQIQDEITSVL; encoded by the exons ATGGACAGGAAACTGAATCTAAACCGAGCTGAGACGTTCTCCTTCGTCAACCCCTGGATCAgatatttcctcttcttcttcagcttcctGTTTTGG gTTTTCTCATTGTTGATTGTTGCAATCGGGGTCTACGCTAAAGTCCAGAAAGCTACAG ACACGGTGCGGGACACGTTCCTGATCGACCCAGCTGTCATCCTAATTGTGGTGGGGGTGGTCATGTTCTTCATTACTTTCTGTGGCTGCATCGGAGCCCTGCGAGAGAACATTCGCCTCCTCAAGACA TTCTCCTTCAGCCTGACTCTGGTCTTCCTCACCCAGCTGGGCATAGCCATTATGGGCTTCTTCTACTCTGATCAG ACTCGGGATGCTTTGGGAAAGTTTGTGAAGAAAGCCATCGTGCACTACAGGGATGACCTGGATCTGCAGAACCTGATGGATTACATCCAGAAAGAG TTCAAGTGTTGTGGGTGGAACAACTACACAGACTGGTCTTGGAACCTGTACTTCAACTGCACCCACACGAACCCCAGCACCGAGCGCTGCTCTGTACCTTACTCGTGCTGCACTCCTGTTCCCGGAGAG GCCGTGATTAACACCATGTGCGGTTTCGGGGTTCAAACCCAAACCTACCTGGAGGCAAACGAGTCGATCTACCCGGTGGGCTGTGCGGACGGGGCGGTGACGTGGATCGAGTCTCATCTGTTGCTGGTGGGGGCGCTCGCTCTGGGACTGGCACTGCCGCAG ATTGCAGGGATCGTGCTGTCCCAGATCCTGATCTCTCAGATCCAAGATGAGATTACCTCAGTGTTGTGA
- the ttc38 gene encoding tetratricopeptide repeat protein 38 has translation MIASSFRDCEAWRAEGLELSTTSNEACKLYDALLTQYVTWRNDETLGGFEGCMSALQTADPNFVMGHVMNTGLDLMSTAISPRLNERLASAVTRTVELASSQDITPREKLHVKAMELYSRGAFQKACDVWEDILLDHPTDMLALKFAQDAYFYWGAKTRMRDSVARVLPHWKPSIPLSSYLNGLYSFGLLETNFYDQAEKVAMEGLRLTPDDAWSVHSVAHVYEMRAEVDKGLKFMESREKDWQVSDVLASHNYWHWALCFIEKGQYEAALQIFDSQIFRRCKASGSMLDIVDACSLLSRLEMEGVCVKDRYRELLQITQPHTDDHVTLFNDLHFMMASLGAKESGTSQRLLEGLQELAKEPGDNQQHQLAGSLGVPMCQALMEYDQGNYGGAVELLHPLRYRAVEIGGSDAQRDIFNQLLIHAAMKSEDKHHQKLGRCLLVERDAVRPNSPLTGRLMQRALALHV, from the exons ATGATCGCGTCGAGCTTCAGGGACtgtgag gcctGGAGGGCCGAGGGTCTTGAACTCTCCACCACCAGTAATGAGGCCTGCAAACTCTATGACGCCCTGCTCACACAG TATGTGACCTGGAGGAACGATGAGACCCTGGGAGGATTTGAAGGATGCATGTCCGCCCTGCAGACGGCCGATCCTAACTTTG TAATGGGACATGTGATGAATACCGGGCTGGATCTGATGTCCACGGCGATCTCCCCCCGGCTGAACGAGCGCCTGGCGAGTGCCGTGACTCGCACGGTGGAGCTGGCCAGCAGCCAGGACATCACTCCcagagagaagctccatgtCAAGGCTATGGAGCTCTACTCACGTGG AGCTTTTCAGAAGGCCTGTGACGTATGGGAAGACATTCTGCTTGATCACCCCACTGATATGCTCGCCCTCAAGTTCGCCCAAGATGCATATTTCTACTGGGGAGCCAAGACCCGGATGAGAGACTCCGTGGCCAGGGTGCTGCCTCACTGGAAACCAAGCATTCCTTTGTCCAG tTATCTGAATGGACTGTATTCCTTCGGCCTCCTGGAAACTAACTTCTATGACCAGGCGGAGAAAGTGGCGATGGAG GGCCTCCGCCTGACTCCAGACGACGCCTGGTCCGTCCACTCGGTCGCTCATGTTTATGAGATGAGGGCAGAAGTGGACAAAGGTCTGAAGTTCATGGAAAGTCGAGAGAAAGACTGGCAG GTCTCTGACGTCCTGGCCAGTCACAACTATTGGCATTGGGCTCTGTGCTTCATCGAGAAG ggGCAGTACGAAGCCGCGCTGCAGATCTTCGACTCTCAG atTTTCAGACGCTGTAAAGCCTCAGGATCCATGTTGGACATTGTGGACGCCTGTTCACTGCTCAGCCGACTGGAAATGGAAG GCGTGTGCGTGAAGGACCGCTATCGAGAGCTGCTCCAGATCACGCAGCCTCACACCGACGACCACGTGACCCTGTTCAACGACCTCCACTTCATGATGGCGTCGCTGGGAGCCAAAGAGAGCGGCACATCCCAGCGTCTGCTGGAGGGCCTCCAGGAACTGGCTAA GGAGCCAGGGGACAATCAGCAGCACCAGCTGGCGGGATCACTGGGTGTACCCATGTGTCAGGCGCTGATGGAGTACGACCAGGGCAACTACGGTGGAGCGGTGGAGCTCCTGCACCCGCTCCGCTACAGAGCCGTAGAGATCGGTGGCAGTGACGCGCAG AGGGACATCTTCAATCAACTGCTCATTCATGCAGCAATGAAGTCAGAGGATAAGCACCACCAGAAACTGGGAAG ATGTCTCCTAGTGGAGCGTGATGCCGTGAGGCCGAACTCCCCCCTGACGGGTCGCCTGATGCAGCGGGCCCTGGCGCTCCACGTCTAG